A genomic window from Amblyraja radiata isolate CabotCenter1 chromosome 18, sAmbRad1.1.pri, whole genome shotgun sequence includes:
- the dag1 gene encoding dystroglycan, producing MFLLHGLGRTLLILELLETMTLAHWQNEPLQIIRDLDSQIEASMHSVLGQDTPAVTFSVPDGSAYISRAFAMRIPTEGLPAHAVLKVTESGKDTLPSWLHWDSASHSLQGLPLDTDRGVHYILAVAMEPAANGSLVPFAEDVFSVEVLPDDTLESTPLGVSSQLVNEVTPLVCAHEEPLTILTVILDADLTKMTAKQRIGLLDRMRKFAEVGLNQMKLVPVVNNRLFDMSAFMAGPGNAKKVVENGALLSWKIGCFLNQNNVPNISNVEVPAKEGTMSAQLGYPVVGWHIANKKLQVTKRVRRQINPTPTPIIVPLPPTTAVKEPPTRIVPTPTSPVIAPTTDRVAPPIRKPLISRPIKTVRPKDTITHTPTLGPVQPTRALEKSSTTVPGQIEPTGTRPGYVEPTAVPFPRGTKRPRVTTLKPQITTPTTMTTSTKKTKMRTKAPRVTAIPPITGLQPTTPPTRRPVYATRPGRVTIPGNRPPKRMNHIDRVDSWVGTYFEVKIPSDTFYDYEDGTTDQLQLTLKLKEQQPLSENSWVKFNSTSQLLYGLPEAHHEGKHEYFMHAADKGGRTAVDAFEVHVHNRPHDGKSSVKFAARFHGDHQKVTNDVNKKIQLIKKLASAFNDRNSSTVTLHSISKGSIVVEWSNNTLPLDPCPEEQIRLLSSRIGDDGGRPTPEFVNTMEPEFSPINVSVTGTGSCKNIQFLPVVQPREVPISPSVAVVEGEVPSRTSNDDVYLHTVIPAVVVAAILLIAGIIAMICYRKKRKGKLTIEDQATFIKKGVPIIFADELDDSKPPPSSSVPLILQEEKPPLPPPEYPSQSGHESIPLGQDLIGEYTPLREEDPNAPPYQPPPPFTAPMEGKGCRPKNMTPYRSPPPYVPP from the coding sequence GTGACAGAGTCTGGGAAGGATACTCTGCCCTCCTGGCTGCACTGGGATTCTGCAAGTCATTCTCTACAGGGGCTCCCGCTGGACACGGACAGGGGTGTGCACTACATCTTGGCCGTTGCCATGGAACCAGCTGCTAATGGAAGCCTGGTGCCTTTTGCTGAAGACGTTTTCTCTGTCGAGGTGCTGCCTGATGACACATTGGAAAGTACACCCCTTGGTGTGTCGTCACAACTGGTCAATGAGGTCACACCACTGGTCTGTGCACATGAGGAGCCACTTACCATTCTGACAGTGATCCTGGATGCTGACCTAACTAAGATGACAGCTAAGCAACGCATCGGATTGTTGGACAGAATGCGCAAGTTTGCCGAGGTGGGTCTCAATCAAATGAAGCTTGTTCCGGTGGTCAACAATCGTTTGTTTGACATGTCTGCCTTCATGGCAGGGCCTGGGAATGCCAAGAAGGTTGTGGAGAATGGAGCTCTACTATCCTGGAAGATTGGGTGTTTCTTAAACCAGAACAATGTCCCGAACATCAGCAACGTTGAGGTCCCTGCCAAGGAGGGTACCATGTCAGCACAGCTTGGCTATCCTGTTGTGGGGTGGCATATTgccaacaagaaactgcaggtgaccAAGAGAGTGCGACGGCAGATAAATCCCACGCCAACCCCCATCATTGTGCCCTTGCCACCGACAACTGCTGTGAAGGAACCTCCAACCCGCATAGTCCCAACACCCACCTCTCCAGTTATTGCTCCCACTACAGACAGAGTGGCACCGCCCATCAGGAAACCATTGATCAGCAGGCCCATTAAAACGGTCAGACCAAAAGATACAATAACGCACACACCCACTCTTGGCCCAGTGCAGCCGACAAGAGCACTGGAAAAATCAAGCACAACTGTGCCCGGTCAGATCGAGCCGACTGGAACGAGACCAGGTTATGTGGAGCCCACAGCTGTGCCATTCCCACGTGGGACCAAAAGGCCACGGGTCACCACTTTGAAGCCCCAGATTACAACTCCAACCACCATGACCACAAGCACTAAGAAAACAAAGATGCGGACCAAGGCACCACGTGTGACTGCCATACCACCCATCACCGGGCTTCAACCGACCACGCCACCTACCAGGCGCCCTGTCTATGCCACCAGGCCTGGCCGGGTGACGATTCCTGGCAACCGACCACCCAAACGCATGAATCACATTGACCGCGTGGACTCGTGGGTGGGCACCTACTTCGAGGTCAAGATCCCATCTGATACCTTCTACGACTATGAAGATGGCACCACTGATCAGCTCCAGCTGACCCTCAAGCTCAAGGAACAACAACCGCTGAGTGAGAACTCATGGGTGAAGTTCAACAGCACCAGCCAGCTGTTGTACGGCTTACCGGAAGCTCACCACGAAGGCAAGCACGAGTACTTCATGCATGCTGCAGACAAGGGCGGCCGCACTGCGGTGGACGCCTTCGAGGTCCACGTGCACAACCGCCCTCACGATGGCAAGTCGAGCGTCAAATTTGCTGCTCGTTTCCACGGTGACCACCAGAAGGTGACCAACGATGTCAACAAGAAAATCCAACTGATCAAGAAGCTGGCCTCCGCCTTCAATGACCGCAACAGCAGCACAGTGACTTTGCACAGCATCTCCAAGGGCTCCATTGTGGTTGAGTGGAGCAACAACACTCTGCCACTTGACCCCTGTCCGGAGGAGCAGATCCGCTTGCTCAGCAGCCGCATTGGGGATGACGGCGGCAGACCTACGCCAGAGTTCGTGAATACCATGGAACCAGAGTTCTCGCCCATCAACGTCTCAGTAACCGGGACGGGGAGCTGCAAGAACATCCAGTTTTTGCCAGTGGTTCAGCCGAGGGAGGTCCCCATCTCCCCATCAGTCGCTGTGGTTGAAGGCGAGGTGCCATCCAGGACCAGCAATGATGATGTCTACCTGCACACAGTCATCCCTGCTGTGGTGGTGGCTGCCATCCTCCTCATCGCTGGGATCATCGCCATGATCTGTTATCGCAAGAAACGGAAAGGGAAACTCACCATTGAGGACCAAGCCACCTTCATCAAGAAGGGCGTCCCCATTATTTTTGCAGACGAACTTGATGACTCCAAACCCCCTCCTTCATCGAGTGTCCCACTCATCCTCCAGGAGGAGaagccccctctccctccccccgagTATCCCAGCCAGTCTGGTCATGAGTCTATCCCTCTCGGCCAGGATCTGATTGGTGAATACACACCTCTGAGAGAAGAGGATCCCAATGCACCACCTTACCAGCCCCCACCGCCCTTCACAGCACCAATGGAAGGAAAAGGCTGCCGTCCAAAGAACATGACCCCTTACAGATCCCCACCTCCCTACGTCCCACCCTAA